The genomic stretch CCCAGGCAAGCAGGATGGCGAGCATGATGGGAAATAGCTCGAACGCCCGGTGCGTCCTTCGCATGTACTGGCTGAAGATCACGATGAGGGCGATGGTGAGCCCGCCGATTCCCCAGTGCTTTCCCGCCTCGGGCGCGCCGAGCCCGAAGAGCGCGAGACCGATGAGGGCGATGGTCGGTGCGATCGTGATGGGGCCGACGAAACGGAGGATCCTTCCCATGAGTCCGGAGTACCCGATCGCGATCTCGAAGAAGGAACCGGCGATGATGGCTCCCTGAACGTGTCGAAGGCGCATCTCCCATCCCGCTTCGGCGAGGGCGGCCATACCACAGATGGCAAACGTGGGGGCGAGGAACGAGAACGTCCCGCCCTGGACGAGCGGCAGGCGGTTGCCCCATGTGGTTTGCATCAGGGTGGTGAGTCCGCTGACAAAGAACATCGTCCCGATCAGCCATCCGAGCTCGATGGGCCTTCCCGAAAGCCCTAGGGGCTCGCTCAGTATGAGTGGGATGGCGACCGTCGAGCCGAACATGGTCAGGTAGTGCTGGAAGCCCAGAGGTAGAGCTTCCACCCATGGTGGATTGTCGTCGATCGAATAGATGAGCCGGCGGTTCAAGGAAGCAGCGCCGTCATTTCCTGATAGGTCTCGGGTCGGCGATCGCGGTAGAACTGCCAGACGCGCCGCACCTCCTCGATCAGGTCGAGGTCCATTTCCGCCGTCACCAGCTCGTCCTCGTCCTCGCTTCCCTCGGCGAGAATCTTCCCCCGTGGATCCACGAAGTAGCTGTGGCCATAGAACTTGCCGATCTTCCACGGCGGCTCTTCCCCGACCCGGTTCAGACAGCCCATGAAGTAGCCGTTGGCCACCGCGTGTGCCGGTTGCTCGAGCTTCCAGAGGTATTGCGAGAGCCCCGCCACCGTCGCCGACGGGTTGAACACGATCTCGGCCCCTTTGAGCCCGAGAAGACGGGCGCCTTCGGGGAAGTGACGGTCGTAGCAGATGTAGATGCCCACCTTGCCGTAGGCGGTATCGAATACCGGGTAGCCCAGGTTCCCCGGCTTGAAGAAGTACTTTTCCCAGAAGCCGGCGGTGTGGGGCAGGTGGTTCTTGCGGTACTTGCCGAGATATCGGCCGTCGGCATCGAGGATCGCGGCGGTGTTGTAATAAACGCCCGCCTGCTCGCGCTCGTAGACAGGAATGATCGTGACCATACGGTATTTCTTTGCGTAGGGCACGAGCGCCTCGGTCGTCGGACCGGGCACCGGCTCGGCAGCGTCATACCAGCGCGCATCCTGGGACGGGCAGAAATACGGACCGTTGAAAATCTCCTGGAGACAGAGAATCTGTACGCCCGCCTGGCCCGCCTGCTCGATGAAGGGAAGATGTTTCTCGAGGGCGGCGGCCTGG from Vicinamibacteria bacterium encodes the following:
- a CDS encoding nitrilase-related carbon-nitrogen hydrolase, whose amino-acid sequence is MSRIVKGGLIQCRNPINDEARPVQEIQAAALEKHLPFIEQAGQAGVQILCLQEIFNGPYFCPSQDARWYDAAEPVPGPTTEALVPYAKKYRMVTIIPVYEREQAGVYYNTAAILDADGRYLGKYRKNHLPHTAGFWEKYFFKPGNLGYPVFDTAYGKVGIYICYDRHFPEGARLLGLKGAEIVFNPSATVAGLSQYLWKLEQPAHAVANGYFMGCLNRVGEEPPWKIGKFYGHSYFVDPRGKILAEGSEDEDELVTAEMDLDLIEEVRRVWQFYRDRRPETYQEMTALLP